A window of the Desulfobacterales bacterium genome harbors these coding sequences:
- the pyrF gene encoding orotidine-5'-phosphate decarboxylase produces MKNIPLNERIIFALDFADPDIAIEWVKKLDGHINFYKVGLQLFLAGWWPVIEKIIGRGNKVMVDLKFFDIPETVQLAVAQLKDRGVTFATVHGNDPIIEAAVKEKNGLKILAVTVLTSFDESDMREMGFTGSVADLVLIRSRKALKLKADGVVSSAVEASGLRNELGNNFLIVTPGIRPGINRDIEHDDQKRIATAREAILNGADYVVIGRPISTSTDPIATTISIQQEISEALAGRPPL; encoded by the coding sequence ATGAAGAATATCCCTCTTAACGAAAGAATTATCTTTGCCCTCGACTTCGCGGATCCTGACATTGCCATTGAATGGGTCAAGAAGCTGGACGGACATATCAACTTTTACAAGGTTGGTCTGCAACTGTTTCTCGCCGGGTGGTGGCCGGTGATAGAGAAAATCATCGGTCGCGGCAACAAGGTCATGGTCGACCTGAAGTTCTTCGACATTCCGGAAACCGTACAGCTTGCCGTGGCGCAGCTCAAAGACCGCGGGGTCACCTTTGCCACCGTGCATGGCAATGACCCGATCATTGAAGCGGCGGTCAAGGAAAAAAACGGATTAAAAATTCTCGCGGTTACCGTGCTTACCAGTTTCGATGAAAGTGACATGAGAGAAATGGGTTTCACCGGTTCGGTGGCAGACCTGGTACTTATCAGATCTCGCAAGGCACTTAAACTCAAGGCTGACGGTGTTGTCTCCTCGGCCGTGGAAGCCTCCGGCTTGCGTAACGAACTCGGGAACAACTTTCTTATCGTAACCCCCGGGATACGGCCCGGCATCAACCGGGATATCGAACATGACGACCAGAAACGCATCGCCACGGCCAGGGAAGCAATCCTGAACGGCGCCGATTATGTTGTCATCGGCCGGCCGATCAGTACCTCTACGGATCCCATCGCAACCACCATCTCCATTCAGCAGGAAATCTCCGAAGCCCTTGCCGGCCGGCCCCCCCTATAA